A stretch of DNA from Brachyhypopomus gauderio isolate BG-103 chromosome 7, BGAUD_0.2, whole genome shotgun sequence:
GGCAGCTGGCTGTGGTGACCAATAGGAGAAGAGcattaataaaaacaaacatgtaAACAGACATGCAATCACACTATAAACCCACAATATCACTAACAAATGTATAGaatacagatttttttttttttaaagaaccaCATTAACCTCAATGCTTCTTAGTCTTAAAGATGGCATTCAGATTTAATTAAAATGGTACAGAAAAGTCAAGCATTTTAGACAAATGGTGACGAAATACACCCAACAAAGTAGTAGCTGCAGGAGAGGTGGACAACGTTCAACACCTCTTTAAAAACATTCAGTTTGGATGTCCAAGAGTGCAGTTTGCACAAAGTCGAATTAATCTTAGAAGAGGTGGCCTTGAACTCAGCTACACACCTGCAGTCTTTATAAATAAGTCAGATTTGTCAGAACTTCCCCAACCAGTCAGTCTTTCTATAATAAAAGCCATGCTTTGGCCAATTAGCTTTTAACCAATTGCTGCTTATATCCATCATTACAGCTAACCCCAACAGAAGTCCCAAGTCAGTAGATCAAGTTTGCTGTACCTGCCGTTTAAGCTCCACCCAGGTGTTCTGCTGCTTGGCCTCCATCTTTCTCTTCTCGTTCTCCTTGACGCGTTGCAGGAAGCTGTCTCTGCTCTTTGAGTGCTTGATGTGCTCAATGCGCACATTAATCCTCTTAGCAAGGATCTTGCCCCTTGTAAGGATAAAattgtaacgtcagtgagaagTCGTCTCAGGTGAAGTGCTTCGTGTCTGATGGACAGATTTGTGTCCTTTTTGACAATCCGGTGGAGACACTAAGCAGTCTGACCAGGGTGCAAAAGGTTGCCTGATCTTCCCCACATGAATGGCCACACAGGACACAGGGCAGCCCTCGTGGCAAAGTGAAGGTGGGGTGTGCAGTGTGAAATACAGCATGACTAGCAGTATGTAAGAGTTTTAAAGGTACTTTTCCATCAGAACTGATTTTTATTAAATTTTTGCTGCATCACAAACGCTTTATAATCCACCAAATGGCCAGacacattcatgtccttttTGGAGCTGCACTTACTTGACCTGCTTGTTGACGATGATGCCTACAGCATGCTGCGTGACATTGTAAACGCGGCCCGTTTTGCCATGGTAGCACTTATGGGGCATGCCTTTCTGAACGGTTCCTGTGCCCTATTAAATGATACATTAATGAAGGAGATGCTCACTTTGTTAGcaagaaaaacatttaaaactaaCAGGAACATCAAGTTTATTTACCTTTATATCAACAATATCACCTTTCTTGTAGATGCGCATGTATGTAGACAGAGGAATTGGGCCTGGAGAAACACAGGGGAAAAAAATTTTATTTCTGCTCCAAACATTATTTCATCTCATTCAACTTTAAGGTCAATTACATCAAAAGGAATAGACGACTGACAAATTTGCGGTAACTCACCATGCTTACGGAAGGGCCTGGCAAACATGTACCTGGTTCCCCTCCTCTTGCCTTTTGTATTCGTCATGGTGCCTAATAACTGTATGATAACAGAAGTAGACACATTAGCCAGAGTTCATTCATAAGGAGATCGCTAGTGAGCTACTTGAGAGCGAGAACTTCGAAGATTGTGGCCAACTGTCCAGTAAATCTGCTCCCCGTCTCGTTCACACATGCTGGGTAACGGTAGCTAGTGTCAGCCTCACAACACAGCCATCAATATGCAGTACAGCAAATAGGCCATCTAAACAGCTGCCACAACGAGTCAGCCAACACGGACTCTTCTCGAGAGCTTCACTCGAACATCAGATCAGACACTGAGGCTGCACCACCGACATTTCGCTTCTCGTTACACGAGCAGCCCGCATGGGCAGACAGGCCGACACCACACGGCCAAGCGTGCATTATATCGCATCGAAAAACACAAAAACGGCACGCTTTTCAAACCCATCCCccacacattaacacaattcaTGGGTTAATTTACAGACTTTATCAATCTTACAGCGTGTTATCCCACAGTAAAACTACGTTTAAAACAACAATTACAGGAGCACTTCTTACCCCCGGTTGCACGCAAGATGGCGGGTACGGCGGAAAGAGGGAGTCGGGGTCCGGTGACGCGTCCTTCTAAGCAGGAAAGTAGGAGTGCACGTTGATTGCCTGAATAAAAAAGTTGTATCTAGTCTGGCAGAGTACGCCACTTTACCGTCTTGAATAAAACGAGCCAAAAATGTTTCAGGGATGCTGCCATTAGTGACAATAAGCAACTAAATGTAGTAAATGGTGTAAATACGCAATTTCCAATTGGCATATTTCCATATAGGCATTTGCATCTGCATAATGTGAAGGATCAACTctgaggtgttttttttttatacacttaaaaacattttacttcGCATTTTACGGCTAGGTAACAGACATGACAGAGAAGACGCCGCTTTATCAGATCATACAGGTGTCCAGACGCGCGCGCCTCCCGAACGCGCTGCGGTTACTTCCTGGCACTAGGACCCAGCGGAGTGTCCGTTGCTAAGCTCGCGCTCCGTCCTCGCGAGGGACTCGTCTTCGCCTCCGCGCGCTGCCTGGGTGGAAGATGGCGCTGGGCGAATGGAAATCCTAATGACAGTTTCTAAATTTGCCTCTTTTTGTACCATGGTGAGTCAATTTAATCCGAACCGTCACCGTATCGCGGTCCCGTGTTCGCCGTGCCACGACCTTCGCGACGCGTCGTGGGTTTTTGTGGGACGGTTCGGTGCGATTTGGCCAGTTTTAACTGGGTGGCTGTGGTTCCGTAGGCCCGCTCGTGATCCGGAGGTGTGAGATTATAATTTAATCCCGACGTTTGATTTAATCCCGACATTTAATTTTACACGAGTGTGATTTGGTTTAATCCAGGCGGCCGCAGCGCGTTGGTCTGCGGTTTTTGCGCTCACGAAACGTCTCCCAGCCCAGGCTGTAGATTATATTATCATAAAATGGAGATGGCAATGACACCTGAATGACAGCACATTGGTGTCGGAATATTACAGGAGTTCGTGATCATGATCGTTTTATGCTGCATACGAGCCTAATTAGTGTATTTATGTGATGCGTAGTGTGGCGAGACGTGAGCTACATCCGTATGCGTTCATCTGCTGCTACGTCTGGCCAAAGCGACACGGAGCAATTGAGATTATCGCATATAAACGTGTCAGCTCGGTTTTGTTGGGCCAAGCGCAGCGAGGTGACATCATTCGGCTGAAGTTCGGAGATCCAGGGACGTTGTGTGCAATCCAGCTGCAATACATTTAGTTGTAGATGCAGCGAcaagtttttattttgttatgcATACCATATTTTAAGGTGTTTGTAGATGACACCACTGTCAAGattttacatgtaatatttattttttcaatttacttatttattacattttacaacCATTAGATTTTTTTCTTGTTTGGGCTCCATAGGGCACACGCAGACCGCATgtcctatttttttttttttctttatttaatgGTTCTGAAAACTGATATTTTAAATGGAAGATTTTACTTCCTGTAGCACTGGATCACACAGGACATCCCACTGTTAGTTTTAATTTGATTGAAGCTCTCTCTTCTACAGCAAGAGTCAAGCTTTCGTTTATATTTCAGGGCGCCAATGCCTCCGCTTTGGAGAAAGAGATTGGCTCGGAGCAGTTCCCAGTCAACGAACACTACTTTGGACTGGTCAATGTAAGCAAAAGACGTTTACATTCATCACCTGTTGCCCCTTCATTGCATCGCATGCTCTCACCCCCATTTGGTCGTTTGTTTACGCGTGGGTTTTGGCCCGCAGTTCGGGAACACCTGCTACTGCAACTCCGTGCTCCAAGCGCTTTACTTTTGCCGGCCCTTCCGGGAGAAGATCCTGGCCTACAGGAGCCAGCCGCGGCGCAAGGAGAACCTGCTCACCTGTCTGGCCGACCTGTTCCACAGCATTGCCAATCAGAAGAGGAGAGTGGGCGTCATCCCACCAAAGAAGTTCATCACGAGACTTCGGAAAGAAAACGGTGAGGGAGAGCGTTGGGGGCTTGGAGTGCAGTCAGAGAGCAGAGTAATGAGTAGACAAAGCTAGGAAGGAaaaaaacagacacaaggctGTGAGAATATGGTTTATTAGCAGCTAATGGCCAAAATTGAGTGTTATAAGAGTTTTAGAATAGTTTATGACACAATAGCTGTTTGTACAGTGCTGAAGTGCTAAACCTGAAGCGCTTTCGTTACATTAAGTAGTAGTTGCACTTTTGTTCTGAAAGGCATGAGTCATGATAGTGGAAAGATACCAAGAGAGCATTAGCAGACATTTAGTTATGCTGCCCCGGAACCCctcaaggctgtgtgtgtgtgtgtgtttgggtcaaTCAACCAGTTAAGGATTTTGTAAATGCATTACAGAGTTTTATCAACAGTGTTCCACTTCCTGTCGTCCCTCTTCAGAACTCTTTGATAACTACATGCAGCAGGATGCACATGAGTTCCTCAACTATCTGCTAAACACTATCGCAGACCTGCTTCAGGAGGAGAGGAAGCAGGACAAACAGAATGGCAAACTGGCCAATGGCACGCTTGACTCACAGAAGAATAACGGTGCCCCACCTTCCACCACTTGGGTACATGAGATCTTCCAGGGCACATTGACCAATGAGACACGCTGCCTCACTTGCGAAACGGTAATTCTGAGCGCCCGTCTTGTGAAGTCGCTGTATGGCTGCATGGGTAGTGTAGTCTTACTAAGCTATATTTCCTGAGGATTCTGTTCTTCCACAGATAAGTAGCAAAGATGAGGACTTCTTGGACTTGTCTGTTGATGTGGAGCAGAACACTTCAATCACACACTGCCTCAGGTTTGTCTTTGTCTTTCGATAGACACGTATTCCAAAATGTGCATGCACCTGCCTGCCCCAGCAGCGTGTTTGGGTATAGAACATGTATCCTCTTTTTTGCCGTCTGTAGGGGTTTTAGTAACACAGAGACCCTGTGCAGTGAATATAAATACTACTGTGAGGAATGTCGAAGTAAACAGGAGGCACACAAAAGGTGAGAATACCTGCTCGGTGGAGAGTCCAAGAGGTTCTGGTCATTATGTTGAACTATTAGACTGAGC
This window harbors:
- the rpl21 gene encoding large ribosomal subunit protein eL21, with the protein product MTNTKGKRRGTRYMFARPFRKHGPIPLSTYMRIYKKGDIVDIKGTGTVQKGMPHKCYHGKTGRVYNVTQHAVGIIVNKQVKGKILAKRINVRIEHIKHSKSRDSFLQRVKENEKRKMEAKQQNTWVELKRQPAAPRAAHFVSTKNNEPQLLEPIPYEFMA
- the usp12a gene encoding ubiquitin carboxyl-terminal hydrolase 12A; amino-acid sequence: MEILMTVSKFASFCTMGANASALEKEIGSEQFPVNEHYFGLVNFGNTCYCNSVLQALYFCRPFREKILAYRSQPRRKENLLTCLADLFHSIANQKRRVGVIPPKKFITRLRKENELFDNYMQQDAHEFLNYLLNTIADLLQEERKQDKQNGKLANGTLDSQKNNGAPPSTTWVHEIFQGTLTNETRCLTCETISSKDEDFLDLSVDVEQNTSITHCLRGFSNTETLCSEYKYYCEECRSKQEAHKRMRVKKLPMILALHLKRFKYMEQLQRYTKLSYRVVFPLELRLFNTSGDATNPERLYDLVAVVVHCGSGPNRGHYIAIVKSHDFWLLFDDDIVEKIDAQAIEEFYGLTSEISKNSESGYILFYQSRD